A single Dehalococcoidia bacterium DNA region contains:
- a CDS encoding nucleoside deaminase, which produces MSKSTKNTLELLKARIDNMVPDKNYLHDTFVIITLQEAIEAALEGNFGVGAVLVNGKKIVQRGHNRVFYPYFRSDMHAEMDVMTKFEEKHRDVERMGGYTLFSSIEPCPMCLGRLITSGVGKVYYAAIDQDGGMANRLAYMPPEWRELAERQDYRLADCSPELSEIALKVFMETVEKNDSKLRQR; this is translated from the coding sequence ATGTCTAAATCGACAAAAAATACATTAGAACTGCTCAAGGCCAGGATCGACAATATGGTTCCTGACAAGAACTACCTTCACGACACGTTCGTGATAATCACCCTTCAGGAAGCTATCGAAGCCGCGCTGGAGGGCAACTTCGGCGTTGGCGCTGTGCTCGTCAATGGCAAAAAGATAGTGCAGAGAGGGCACAATCGCGTGTTCTATCCGTACTTCCGCAGCGATATGCACGCCGAGATGGATGTGATGACCAAGTTCGAGGAGAAGCACAGGGATGTGGAGCGCATGGGCGGCTATACGCTGTTCTCCTCGATCGAGCCGTGTCCCATGTGCCTGGGGCGTCTCATTACATCGGGCGTCGGGAAGGTATATTACGCCGCTATCGATCAGGATGGCGGCATGGCTAACAGGCTGGCCTATATGCCGCCCGAGTGGCGGGAGCTGGCCGAGCGGCAGGATTATCGACTTGCCGATTGCTCGCCGGAGCTGTCCGAGATCGCGTTAAAGGTATTTATGGAGACGGTCGAGAAGAACGACAGCAAACTGCGTCAGAGATAA
- a CDS encoding 3-isopropylmalate dehydratase small subunit has protein sequence MKLRGKAHKYGANVDTDAIIPARYLNVWEPAELAAHCMEDIDEEFLKRVKKGDMVVATTNYGCGSSREHAPIALKAAGVSCVIAQSFARIFFRNAINIGLPLLECAMADKIDSGDVLEVTLESGQIKNVTKGKTYKAEPYPDFMMELVSAGGLIEYTKKRIKTRSAR, from the coding sequence ATGAAACTCAGAGGTAAAGCACATAAATACGGCGCGAATGTGGATACGGATGCCATCATCCCGGCGCGCTATCTCAACGTGTGGGAGCCGGCGGAGCTGGCGGCGCACTGCATGGAGGACATCGACGAGGAGTTCCTCAAGCGCGTGAAAAAAGGTGATATGGTCGTGGCTACAACCAACTACGGCTGCGGCTCGTCGCGCGAGCACGCGCCCATCGCGCTCAAGGCCGCGGGCGTGTCGTGCGTCATCGCACAGAGCTTCGCGCGCATCTTCTTCCGCAACGCCATCAACATCGGCCTGCCGCTGCTGGAGTGCGCCATGGCTGACAAGATCGATTCAGGCGACGTGCTTGAGGTGACGCTGGAGTCGGGTCAGATAAAGAACGTCACCAAGGGTAAGACCTATAAGGCCGAGCCCTATCCCGATTTCATGATGGAGCTTGTCTCAGCGGGCGGGCTCATCGAGTATACTAAGAAGAGAATTAAAACGAGGAGTGCCAGGTGA
- the leuB gene encoding 3-isopropylmalate dehydrogenase → MKFNIAYLPGDGIGPEVASEAAKVLQTVCEKFGHKAILEYGDVGGISIDRHGVGLTPETLKMCRKSDAVLLGAVGGPKWDIPDSEVRPEDGLLDLRKGLKLFANLRPVKVFPMMEHHTNLKPEVVHGVDLVVVRELTGGLYFGKPKKRWQTEKGRKAVDSMVYTEQEIERILRVGFEMARGRRKKLASVDKQNVLMTSRLWREMAIEMSKEYPDVELEHHLVDACTMRLIQKPSAYDVIVTENTFGDIITDEASMLAGSMGMLPSASLADIPRVGSKVFGMYEPIHGSAPSRAGLNMANPIATIMSAAMMLRYSLGLAEAADLIEKCVLDVLEDGFRTYDIMSDGRTKVGTREMGDLIVKKVAGAKV, encoded by the coding sequence GTGAAATTCAACATTGCTTATCTGCCGGGCGACGGCATCGGGCCGGAGGTGGCCTCGGAGGCGGCGAAGGTGTTGCAGACGGTCTGCGAGAAGTTCGGCCATAAGGCCATACTGGAGTACGGCGATGTCGGCGGAATATCCATAGACAGGCACGGCGTGGGGCTGACGCCCGAGACGCTGAAGATGTGCCGCAAGAGCGACGCGGTGCTGCTGGGCGCGGTGGGGGGGCCCAAGTGGGACATCCCTGATTCCGAAGTGCGGCCGGAGGACGGATTGCTCGATTTGAGGAAAGGCTTGAAGCTGTTCGCCAACCTGCGCCCGGTGAAGGTCTTCCCCATGATGGAGCACCATACCAACCTCAAGCCGGAGGTCGTGCACGGCGTCGATCTGGTAGTCGTCCGCGAGCTGACCGGCGGGCTGTACTTCGGCAAGCCCAAGAAGCGCTGGCAGACGGAGAAGGGGCGCAAGGCTGTCGATTCCATGGTCTACACCGAGCAAGAGATCGAGCGCATACTGCGCGTGGGCTTCGAGATGGCGCGCGGACGCCGCAAGAAGCTGGCCTCCGTCGATAAGCAGAACGTGCTCATGACATCGCGGCTGTGGCGCGAGATGGCCATAGAGATGTCGAAGGAATATCCCGATGTCGAACTTGAACACCACCTCGTCGACGCCTGCACCATGCGCCTGATACAGAAACCGTCCGCGTACGACGTCATCGTTACCGAGAATACCTTTGGCGATATCATCACCGACGAGGCGTCCATGCTTGCCGGGTCGATGGGCATGCTGCCCTCGGCAAGCCTTGCCGATATACCGCGTGTCGGGTCGAAAGTCTTCGGCATGTACGAGCCGATACACGGCAGCGCGCCGAGCCGCGCCGGGCTGAACATGGCCAACCCCATCGCCACGATAATGAGCGCGGCCATGATGCTGCGCTACTCGCTGGGGCTGGCCGAGGCCGCCGACCTGATCGAGAAGTGCGTGCTGGACGTGCTGGAGGACGGCTTCCGCACCTATGATATCATGAGCGACGGCCGGACCAAGGTGGGGACGCGGGAGATGGGGGATCTTATCGTCAAAAAGGTGGCGGGGGCGAAGGTGTAG
- a CDS encoding AraC family transcriptional regulator: MQDFIESHITEPITLHDLAEAAGYSPWHAARVFKELTGKTPFDYVRELRLARAAEKLRDEDIKIVDVAFDFVFESHEGFTRAFSRHFGMSPRRFSKDKPPVEPFMPEDMRDYYLSLQRGGKIMATKSKPNTVFVQVVDRPARKLILKRGKAAKDYFAYCEELGCDIYQELKDVKEALYEPIGMWLPKNLRKPGTSEYAMGVEMPAGYKGPVPQGYEIIALKPCKMMVFQGQPYDDAKFEQAIGDLWAVMKTYNPELYGFKWADEDGPRFQLEPQGYRGYIEARPVRQINKR; this comes from the coding sequence ATGCAGGACTTCATCGAAAGCCATATCACGGAACCGATAACCCTGCACGACTTGGCGGAAGCCGCAGGGTATTCTCCGTGGCATGCCGCGCGGGTCTTCAAAGAACTCACCGGCAAGACGCCCTTCGACTATGTCCGGGAGCTGCGGCTGGCGCGCGCGGCTGAAAAGCTCCGGGATGAAGACATCAAGATCGTCGATGTGGCCTTCGACTTCGTCTTTGAGTCGCACGAAGGGTTTACCCGCGCGTTCTCCAGGCACTTCGGTATGAGCCCGCGGCGCTTCAGCAAAGACAAGCCGCCGGTCGAGCCCTTCATGCCGGAAGACATGCGCGATTATTACCTCAGCCTACAAAGAGGAGGAAAAATAATGGCGACAAAGTCCAAACCCAACACCGTTTTCGTTCAGGTGGTCGACAGACCAGCGCGCAAGCTGATCCTGAAAAGAGGGAAGGCGGCGAAAGATTACTTCGCCTATTGCGAGGAGCTGGGCTGCGATATCTACCAGGAGCTTAAGGATGTGAAAGAAGCCCTTTACGAGCCCATCGGGATGTGGCTGCCGAAGAACCTGCGCAAGCCGGGAACATCGGAATACGCCATGGGTGTGGAAATGCCCGCCGGATATAAAGGACCGGTTCCTCAAGGCTACGAGATCATCGCCCTCAAGCCGTGTAAGATGATGGTCTTCCAGGGCCAGCCTTACGATGACGCCAAATTCGAGCAGGCCATCGGCGACCTCTGGGCGGTGATGAAGACCTACAATCCGGAGCTGTACGGCTTTAAGTGGGCCGATGAAGACGGCCCCCGTTTCCAGCTCGAGCCCCAGGGCTATCGCGGCTATATCGAGGCCAGGCCCGTAAGACAGATAAACAAACGCTAG
- a CDS encoding transposase gives MTPDLFKSKYRVESSRLQEWDYSQNGYYFVTICIKNREYLFGQIKNDEMILSKIGRVAEQCWYEIPNHFTFVELDEFAIMPNHIHGIIVITKNTETQHIASLQRQGPNKFGPQSENLASIMRGFKSSIKKWATVNGIDFEWQPRFYDRIIRNEEELWNVRNYIQHNHLKWNEDEENPSYI, from the coding sequence ATGACCCCTGACCTATTCAAGAGCAAATACCGCGTCGAATCATCTCGATTGCAGGAATGGGATTATTCGCAGAACGGATATTACTTCGTGACTATTTGCATAAAGAATCGCGAATATCTGTTTGGCCAAATTAAAAATGACGAAATGATTCTTTCCAAAATTGGGAGAGTAGCCGAACAATGTTGGTATGAGATACCCAACCATTTCACCTTCGTTGAATTAGACGAATTTGCCATTATGCCCAATCATATTCACGGCATTATCGTTATTACCAAAAATACGGAGACGCAACATATTGCGTCTCTACAACGTCAAGGCCCAAATAAATTCGGTCCCCAATCAGAAAATCTTGCGTCAATTATGCGAGGATTCAAAAGCAGCATTAAAAAATGGGCGACAGTTAACGGAATCGATTTTGAATGGCAACCAAGATTCTACGACCGTATCATCAGGAACGAAGAAGAATTGTGGAATGTAAGGAACTATATTCAGCATAACCATCTTAAATGGAATGAGGATGAGGAGAACCCCTCTTATATATAG
- a CDS encoding SagB/ThcOx family dehydrogenase: protein MTEIKLPSPKLKGDVSVEEAIFKRRSVRDYKTDALTLEQLSQLLWAAQGITAADFFRAAPSAGASYPLELFVIAGNVKGLDAGVYHYNVKEHSLSMHLKGDIREKLGTTAAFNQKCISQIPACISICAVYERTMKTYGKRGERYVHIDTGHAAENIALQAVALGLATVMVGAFENKKVGEILNLGEELKPLYIIPVGYQM, encoded by the coding sequence ATGACTGAAATCAAACTGCCGTCACCAAAACTAAAAGGCGATGTATCCGTCGAGGAAGCGATATTCAAGCGCCGCTCGGTGCGCGACTACAAGACCGACGCGTTAACGCTGGAACAACTGTCTCAACTGCTGTGGGCCGCTCAGGGCATCACCGCCGCGGACTTCTTCCGCGCCGCCCCCAGCGCAGGGGCCAGCTACCCCCTGGAGCTGTTCGTGATAGCCGGCAACGTCAAGGGGCTCGACGCCGGAGTATATCATTACAACGTAAAAGAGCACTCGCTGAGTATGCATCTGAAGGGCGACATCCGGGAGAAACTCGGAACGACGGCAGCGTTCAACCAGAAGTGCATCTCACAGATTCCCGCATGTATTTCGATCTGTGCCGTCTACGAACGTACAATGAAGACCTACGGTAAGCGCGGCGAGCGATACGTCCACATCGATACCGGCCACGCCGCGGAGAACATCGCGCTCCAGGCCGTGGCGCTGGGTCTGGCCACCGTCATGGTCGGCGCCTTCGAGAATAAGAAGGTCGGCGAGATTCTGAACCTCGGCGAAGAACTGAAGCCGCTGTATATAATTCCGGTAGGATACCAAATGTAG